Proteins encoded together in one Olsenella timonensis window:
- the cysK gene encoding cysteine synthase A yields MRIAHNVEDLIGSTPLVDLSALAGGAARVLGKLEAANPGGSAKDRVARAMVDDAERAGRLAPGGTIIEPTSGNTGVGLAMVAAARGYRLVLTMPDTMSAERRALAAAYGATIELTPGAEGMAGAVTRAEELAASTPGSIIAGQFDNPANPRAHYETTGPEIWADTEGAVDVLVAGVGTGGTLCGSARYLKERRPTVRAVAVEPAESQVLSGGAAGPHAIQGIGANFVPGNFDRSLVDEILPVSSADALATWRRLERELGLLVGISSGAAVHAALALAARPECAGRTIVVVLPDTGERYLSVRS; encoded by the coding sequence ATGCGCATAGCCCACAACGTCGAGGACCTGATCGGGTCCACGCCCCTCGTCGACCTCTCCGCCCTCGCGGGCGGGGCCGCCCGCGTGCTCGGCAAGCTCGAGGCGGCAAACCCCGGAGGGTCGGCCAAGGACCGCGTCGCCCGCGCCATGGTCGACGACGCGGAGCGCGCCGGACGGCTCGCACCGGGCGGCACCATCATCGAGCCCACGAGCGGCAACACCGGCGTCGGCCTCGCCATGGTCGCCGCCGCGCGCGGCTACCGCCTCGTGCTCACCATGCCCGACACCATGAGCGCCGAGCGTCGCGCCCTCGCGGCCGCCTACGGCGCCACGATCGAGCTCACGCCGGGCGCCGAGGGCATGGCGGGGGCCGTGACGCGCGCCGAGGAGCTCGCCGCGTCCACCCCGGGATCCATCATCGCCGGGCAGTTTGACAACCCCGCCAACCCGCGCGCCCACTACGAGACCACCGGGCCGGAGATCTGGGCCGACACCGAGGGCGCCGTCGACGTGCTCGTCGCCGGCGTCGGCACCGGGGGCACGCTCTGCGGGTCGGCCCGCTACCTCAAGGAGCGCCGCCCGACGGTGCGCGCCGTCGCGGTGGAGCCCGCCGAGTCGCAGGTCCTCTCCGGCGGCGCGGCCGGTCCGCACGCTATCCAGGGAATCGGCGCCAACTTCGTGCCCGGCAACTTCGACCGCTCGCTCGTGGACGAGATACTGCCCGTGAGCTCGGCGGACGCGCTCGCGACCTGGCGGCGTCTCGAGCGCGAGCTGGGCCTGCTCGTGGGCATCTCCTCGGGTGCCGCCGTCCACGCCGCCCTCGCGCTCGCCGCACGCCCGGAGTGCGCGGGCAGGACGATCGTCGTGGTGCTCCCCGACACCGGCGAGCGCTACCTCTCGGTGCGGTCATGA
- the epsC gene encoding serine O-acetyltransferase EpsC, with the protein MTAGEKDARPGLRELVREDARAAFARDPSAETVSDVTRFSAGFKIVRAYRVQHWLYERGHRTLALWLAMRSRLRYGADIHPAARIGRRFTVDHGVGVVIGGTAVIGDDCLMYQGATLGMTGKHGGKRHPTLGNGVLVGAGSILLGAITVGDGAYVGAGSVVVDDVPPDTTVVGNPARVVRTHACPLVSDVVRVTDDFGKSWIMEASRTGQSTAPAPDRS; encoded by the coding sequence ATGACGGCGGGCGAGAAGGACGCGCGCCCCGGCCTTCGCGAGCTCGTCCGCGAGGACGCCCGGGCTGCCTTCGCCCGCGACCCCTCCGCCGAGACCGTCTCTGACGTCACGCGCTTCTCGGCGGGCTTCAAGATCGTGCGGGCCTATCGCGTCCAGCACTGGCTCTACGAGCGGGGCCACCGCACCCTCGCCCTGTGGCTCGCCATGCGCTCGCGCCTCAGGTACGGCGCCGACATCCACCCGGCCGCCCGCATCGGGCGCCGCTTCACCGTCGACCACGGCGTCGGCGTCGTCATCGGCGGCACCGCGGTCATCGGCGACGACTGCCTCATGTACCAGGGCGCCACGCTCGGCATGACCGGCAAGCACGGCGGCAAGCGGCACCCCACCCTCGGCAACGGCGTCCTCGTGGGCGCCGGCTCGATACTGCTCGGCGCCATCACCGTCGGCGACGGAGCCTACGTCGGGGCCGGCTCGGTCGTCGTCGACGACGTCCCGCCAGACACCACCGTCGTCGGCAACCCGGCCCGCGTGGTCCGCACGCACGCCTGCCCGCTCGTCAGCGACGTGGTCCGCGTCACCGACGACTTTGGGAAGAGCTGGATCATGGAGGCGAGCCGGACGGGACAGTCTACAGCACCCGCTCCAGACAGGTCTTGA